One stretch of Tepidibacter hydrothermalis DNA includes these proteins:
- a CDS encoding PBSX family phage terminase large subunit translates to MSKLKISLKKVVGKKYNRFWHFKGRYRVVKGSRASKKSKTTALWYITNMMKHPGANTLVVRKTFRTLKDSCFTELKWAINRLCVQDHWKITESPLQLEYIPTGQKIYFRGLDDPLKVTSITVDVGSLCWMWIEEAYEIMKEDDFNILDESIRGQVEDGLFKQITLTFNPWNEHHWIKKRFFDAVPDPDILALTTNYMCNEFLDAADKKVFETMKKNNPRRYRVAGLGDWGIVEGLVYENWEEKEFNLEEIKKIKAIKSAFGLDFGYTNDPSALFCGMVDIEGKTIYVFDEMYKERMSNEAIYDEVTNMGYRKERIRADSAEPKSIDRLRELGLVNIRPARKGKDSVNNGIDYIQDFKIIIHPRCVNFLTEISNYTWDKDKFGKKINKPIDDFNHLLDAMRYALEEFIKGETFSFD, encoded by the coding sequence ATGAGTAAACTTAAAATATCTTTAAAAAAGGTTGTAGGTAAAAAGTACAATAGATTTTGGCATTTTAAAGGCAGATACAGAGTGGTCAAAGGATCAAGAGCATCCAAGAAATCAAAGACCACTGCACTTTGGTATATCACCAATATGATGAAACATCCTGGTGCAAATACCTTAGTTGTCAGAAAAACATTCAGGACATTGAAAGATTCATGCTTCACTGAATTGAAATGGGCAATCAACAGGTTGTGTGTTCAGGATCATTGGAAGATTACTGAATCACCTTTACAGCTTGAATATATACCAACTGGACAGAAGATTTATTTCAGGGGTTTAGATGATCCATTGAAAGTTACATCCATAACAGTTGATGTTGGATCCTTATGCTGGATGTGGATTGAAGAAGCTTATGAGATCATGAAAGAAGATGATTTCAATATTCTTGATGAATCTATTCGTGGTCAGGTTGAAGATGGATTGTTCAAACAGATTACATTGACATTCAACCCTTGGAATGAACATCACTGGATCAAGAAACGGTTCTTTGATGCTGTACCTGATCCTGATATTCTTGCACTAACAACAAACTACATGTGTAATGAATTCTTGGATGCAGCAGATAAAAAAGTATTTGAAACCATGAAAAAGAATAATCCTAGAAGATACAGGGTTGCAGGTCTTGGTGATTGGGGTATTGTTGAAGGTCTTGTTTATGAGAATTGGGAAGAAAAAGAATTCAACCTGGAAGAAATCAAGAAGATTAAAGCAATCAAATCTGCATTCGGTCTTGATTTTGGTTATACCAATGACCCTTCTGCCTTATTTTGTGGAATGGTCGATATTGAAGGTAAGACCATTTATGTATTTGATGAAATGTACAAAGAAAGAATGTCAAATGAAGCAATATATGATGAAGTCACTAATATGGGATATAGAAAAGAACGAATTAGAGCAGATTCAGCAGAACCTAAGTCTATTGATCGTTTGCGTGAACTTGGATTGGTGAATATAAGACCAGCGAGGAAAGGAAAAGACAGTGTCAACAATGGCATTGATTACATTCAGGATTTTAAGATTATCATTCATCCAAGGTGTGTAAACTTCCTGACTGAAATAAGCAACTACACTTGGGATAAAGATAAATTTGGAAAGAAAATCAATAAACCAATTGATGATTTCAACCACTTACTTGATGCCATGCGTTATGCACTTGAAGAATTCATCAAGGGTGAAACATTCAGTTTTGATTGA
- a CDS encoding terminase small subunit: MPKMKGRCCRMAMTKKQKLFVEEYLIDLNATQAAIRAGYSVQTAKETGYENLTKPHIQTAISKALAERSKRTGINADRIIQELAKIAFLNPSSVINLQNASVLDGASEEDLACISSVKIKRSSSDTSDSIEREIKTYDKIKALELLGKHMGMFTDKFKVEGVIPIVIQDDLGEDDED; the protein is encoded by the coding sequence ATGCCAAAAATGAAAGGAAGGTGTTGCAGAATGGCAATGACCAAGAAACAAAAGCTGTTTGTAGAAGAATATCTGATTGACCTGAATGCAACACAAGCAGCGATAAGAGCAGGTTATTCAGTTCAGACAGCAAAAGAAACAGGATATGAAAACCTCACAAAACCTCACATTCAAACAGCTATAAGCAAAGCACTTGCTGAACGATCCAAAAGAACAGGAATCAATGCAGATAGAATCATTCAGGAACTTGCAAAGATTGCATTCTTGAATCCTTCTTCTGTTATCAATTTACAGAATGCTTCTGTTTTAGATGGTGCAAGTGAAGAAGATCTTGCTTGTATATCTAGTGTGAAAATCAAAAGGTCATCTAGTGATACCAGTGATTCAATCGAAAGAGAAATAAAGACCTATGACAAAATCAAAGCACTTGAACTTCTAGGAAAACATATGGGAATGTTCACTGATAAGTTCAAAGTTGAAGGTGTGATTCCCATTGTCATACAAGATGATTTGGGTGAAGATGATGAAGATTAG
- a CDS encoding nucleoside triphosphate pyrophosphohydrolase family protein gives MKINEYQKSALRTASSEKSEDLILNGILGLCGETGEVSDHIKKNMFQGHELNQDKLVNELGDVCWYIAILASGLNVDLETVMKKNIEKLQRRYPDGFEATKSINRKDEDNESN, from the coding sequence ATGAAAATAAATGAATATCAAAAGTCAGCATTGAGAACTGCAAGCAGTGAGAAATCAGAAGACTTGATCCTGAATGGCATCCTTGGTCTTTGTGGTGAAACAGGTGAAGTTTCAGACCATATCAAGAAAAATATGTTCCAGGGTCATGAACTGAATCAGGACAAGCTTGTGAATGAACTTGGTGATGTATGTTGGTACATTGCAATCTTAGCAAGTGGACTGAATGTTGACCTTGAAACAGTAATGAAAAAGAACATTGAAAAGCTTCAAAGAAGATACCCTGATGGATTTGAAGCTACAAAATCTATAAACAGAAAGGATGAAGATAATGAAAGCAATTAA
- a CDS encoding DUF1599 domain-containing protein: MERRRNINKVKMHSDICEVLNGIYEKKNHDYGDSFAKLRNELPNTILVRVYDKYSRLKTLMQGADQKVTDESIDDTLMDLANYCIMELIERKIANENK; the protein is encoded by the coding sequence ATGGAAAGAAGAAGGAACATAAACAAAGTTAAAATGCATTCTGATATATGTGAAGTTCTTAATGGAATCTATGAAAAGAAAAATCATGATTATGGTGATTCATTTGCAAAATTAAGAAATGAACTTCCAAATACAATCTTGGTCAGAGTATATGACAAGTACAGTAGACTGAAAACTTTGATGCAAGGTGCAGATCAGAAAGTTACTGATGAATCAATTGATGATACTTTAATGGATTTAGCGAACTACTGTATTATGGAATTGATAGAAAGGAAGATAGCAAATGAAAATAAATGA
- a CDS encoding DNA N-6-adenine-methyltransferase, whose translation MNNDVIFSSKSNEWATPQDLFDKLNEEFKFTLDPCATHENAKCGKYYTIEEDGLKQSWKGEIVFCNPPYGREISQWVEKSYKESVRGGH comes from the coding sequence TTGAATAATGATGTCATATTCAGCAGTAAATCAAATGAGTGGGCAACACCACAAGATTTATTTGACAAACTGAATGAAGAATTCAAGTTCACACTTGATCCTTGTGCTACACATGAGAATGCAAAGTGTGGAAAGTATTACACAATTGAAGAAGATGGTTTGAAACAAAGTTGGAAAGGTGAAATTGTATTTTGTAATCCCCCATACGGTAGAGAAATTTCACAATGGGTTGAAAAATCTTATAAAGAATCAGTTAGGGGGGGGCATTAG
- a CDS encoding DNA cytosine methyltransferase — MIKILELFGGIGSPRIALRNIGIPVKAIDYVEIDEKAVRSYNAMFADELAHKTQSVVGWNLKPDILIHGSPCQDFSIAGYQKGADEGSETRSSLMWETLNIIEQMGIWKPRIVIWENVKNVLSKHMIHNFNKYLVKMEQLGYTNSFEILNAMDFGLPQKRERVFTISYLNGTSFDFDKLERKKAPHINEFLQPNEEVDPKYTITQPSMLKKIGDDGSAFSGRLEVINDHCKTITTKQLRCPNSGIIDLGNGQYRLLTELECWRLQGYSDEDFYAASEVNGKTALYAQAGNSIPVTIFESMFKVMIL, encoded by the coding sequence TTGATTAAAATACTTGAATTATTCGGTGGAATAGGAAGTCCAAGGATTGCACTTAGAAATATAGGTATTCCAGTTAAGGCAATTGATTATGTTGAAATTGATGAAAAGGCTGTTAGATCGTATAACGCAATGTTTGCTGATGAATTAGCACATAAAACACAATCAGTTGTAGGTTGGAATTTGAAACCTGACATTTTAATTCATGGGTCACCATGTCAAGATTTTTCAATTGCAGGTTATCAAAAAGGTGCTGATGAAGGAAGTGAAACCAGGTCAAGTTTAATGTGGGAAACTTTGAACATCATTGAACAGATGGGTATTTGGAAGCCAAGGATCGTGATTTGGGAAAATGTGAAGAACGTACTTTCAAAGCACATGATTCATAACTTCAATAAATACCTGGTGAAGATGGAACAGCTTGGATATACCAATTCATTTGAAATACTAAATGCAATGGACTTTGGACTTCCACAGAAAAGAGAAAGAGTTTTCACCATTTCATATTTAAACGGAACAAGTTTTGATTTTGATAAGCTTGAACGAAAAAAAGCACCACATATCAATGAGTTTCTTCAACCAAATGAAGAAGTCGATCCAAAGTATACAATAACGCAACCAAGTATGTTGAAGAAGATTGGTGATGATGGAAGTGCTTTCAGTGGAAGGCTTGAAGTTATAAATGATCATTGTAAGACCATTACAACCAAGCAATTAAGATGCCCTAATAGTGGGATCATTGACCTTGGTAATGGTCAATATAGACTTCTAACAGAACTTGAATGTTGGAGATTACAAGGTTATTCGGATGAAGATTTCTATGCTGCATCAGAAGTTAATGGAAAGACTGCACTTTACGCACAAGCAGGGAATTCAATTCCAGTAACAATCTTTGAAAGTATGTTCAAGGTAATGATTTTATAG
- a CDS encoding phage/plasmid primase, P4 family, with amino-acid sequence MFFKGYVETKNKKCIEKFKGRTDFKSYEQVQSLSEFAGILDAETILIDVDDFDQSEILFKIVQEKNLKCRVYETTRGKHFLFKNKGVVTNRTHANLAIGITADIKIGKRNSYSILKFKDKERKILYDTTGENEEAQDLPKWLLPIKTNTDFIEMKAGDGRNQALFNYILTLQSNDFEVEQARETIRIINEFVLKVPLSEDEIEIILRDDAFSKPVFFKGSTFLFDKFAIYLKNNHHIKRINNQLHLYKDGIYISGLAEIEAEMIRHIPQLNRAKRTEVLSYLDILIRENTQATEANWIAFRNGLLNIYDDTFVPFSHEHVITNKIDWDYNPNAYDELTDKTLDRISCNDKQIRMLLEEMVGYTMFRRNELGKAFILTGTGSNGKSTFLNMLKTMLGKRNVSVLDLKKLNDRFSTVMMYGKLANVGDDISEEFVTDAAEFKKIVTGETIDCEQKGQPKFEFEPYVKLLFSANNIPRIGKGRDSYALLRRLIIVPFNAKFSSSDPDYVPFIGDKLQSQEAIEYFIQLGLKALKRVLIERKFTESEQVQRELEEFEENNNPILGFFKETDKDEIENEPTNQAYKAYQEYCLANSLQPLSNGEFSKQVKRHFDFIIADKKINGKKYRIFVSK; translated from the coding sequence TTGTTCTTCAAAGGATATGTTGAAACTAAAAACAAGAAATGCATAGAAAAATTCAAAGGCAGAACAGATTTCAAGTCCTATGAACAAGTTCAATCATTATCTGAATTTGCAGGCATACTTGATGCTGAAACCATATTGATTGATGTTGATGACTTTGACCAAAGTGAAATACTGTTCAAGATTGTTCAAGAAAAGAATTTAAAATGCAGGGTTTACGAAACAACAAGGGGCAAACACTTCTTATTCAAGAATAAAGGTGTAGTCACCAACAGAACACATGCAAATCTTGCAATTGGAATAACTGCTGATATTAAGATTGGTAAAAGAAACTCTTATTCTATTTTAAAATTTAAGGATAAAGAAAGAAAAATTTTGTATGACACAACAGGTGAAAATGAAGAAGCACAAGACCTTCCAAAGTGGCTTCTTCCAATTAAGACAAACACAGACTTCATTGAAATGAAAGCAGGTGATGGAAGAAATCAGGCTTTATTCAATTACATATTGACCTTACAGTCAAATGATTTTGAAGTTGAACAAGCAAGGGAAACCATCAGAATAATCAATGAATTTGTGTTAAAAGTTCCCCTTTCAGAAGATGAAATTGAAATCATATTAAGGGATGATGCTTTTTCAAAACCAGTATTTTTTAAAGGCAGCACCTTTTTATTTGATAAGTTTGCAATCTATCTGAAAAACAATCATCACATCAAAAGGATCAACAACCAGTTGCACCTATACAAAGATGGAATTTACATCAGTGGACTTGCTGAAATTGAAGCTGAAATGATAAGACATATCCCACAGTTGAACAGAGCAAAAAGAACAGAAGTCCTTTCCTACCTTGACATTTTAATAAGAGAAAATACACAGGCAACAGAAGCAAATTGGATTGCTTTCAGGAATGGACTTCTGAACATATATGATGACACCTTTGTTCCCTTCTCACATGAACATGTCATCACCAATAAGATTGATTGGGATTACAACCCAAACGCATATGATGAACTTACAGACAAGACCCTTGACAGAATATCATGCAATGATAAGCAAATTAGGATGCTGCTTGAAGAAATGGTTGGTTACACAATGTTCAGAAGAAATGAACTCGGAAAGGCATTCATTTTGACAGGTACAGGATCAAACGGAAAGTCTACTTTCTTGAATATGTTGAAGACCATGCTTGGAAAAAGGAATGTTTCAGTTCTTGACTTGAAGAAGTTGAATGACAGATTTTCAACAGTCATGATGTACGGAAAACTTGCAAATGTCGGTGATGATATTTCAGAAGAATTTGTGACTGATGCAGCAGAGTTCAAGAAAATTGTTACTGGTGAAACCATAGATTGTGAACAGAAAGGACAACCAAAGTTTGAGTTTGAACCATATGTGAAGTTGCTGTTTTCAGCAAATAACATTCCAAGAATCGGTAAAGGTAGAGATTCATATGCACTATTGAGAAGATTGATAATTGTTCCATTCAATGCAAAATTCAGCAGCAGTGATCCTGATTATGTTCCATTCATTGGTGATAAGTTGCAAAGTCAGGAAGCAATTGAATATTTCATTCAGCTTGGACTTAAAGCATTGAAAAGGGTTCTGATTGAAAGAAAGTTCACTGAATCTGAACAGGTTCAAAGAGAACTTGAAGAATTTGAAGAAAACAACAATCCAATCCTTGGTTTCTTTAAAGAAACTGATAAGGATGAAATTGAAAATGAACCAACAAATCAAGCTTATAAAGCATACCAGGAATATTGCTTGGCAAACAGCTTGCAACCTTTATCAAATGGTGAGTTTTCAAAACAGGTTAAAAGGCACTTTGATTTTATTATTGCTGATAAGAAAATCAATGGTAAGAAATACAGAATATTTGTTTCAAAGTAA
- a CDS encoding DUF669 domain-containing protein: MANIWDKFDDAIDTKGLQEDVREAAKKGTGSFRDVPHGQYEVRVDKMELGESKKGDPMVTIFFKVLEGEYKGENIPFWQVINQGFQIHIVNELLKSMESDVVNETAENFNQIDIKKGKEPRDRLFDSYNQYGNFLMDVMEEIDGKLEFNLKYGKGKKDFSTYEITEVFEVE, encoded by the coding sequence ATGGCAAATATTTGGGATAAATTTGATGATGCAATTGATACAAAAGGATTACAAGAAGATGTGAGAGAAGCAGCAAAAAAAGGAACAGGATCGTTTAGGGATGTACCACATGGACAGTATGAAGTTAGAGTAGACAAAATGGAATTAGGCGAATCTAAGAAGGGTGACCCAATGGTTACAATATTTTTTAAAGTGCTTGAAGGAGAATATAAAGGTGAAAATATTCCATTTTGGCAGGTAATAAACCAAGGTTTCCAAATCCACATTGTAAATGAATTATTGAAAAGTATGGAATCAGATGTTGTTAATGAAACTGCTGAAAATTTTAATCAAATTGATATTAAAAAAGGAAAAGAACCTAGGGACAGATTATTTGATTCTTACAATCAGTATGGTAATTTCCTTATGGATGTTATGGAAGAAATTGATGGAAAACTTGAATTTAACTTAAAATATGGCAAAGGAAAGAAAGATTTCAGCACATATGAAATCACAGAAGTGTTTGAAGTAGAATAA
- a CDS encoding AAA family ATPase yields the protein MQTSHSRIDLYKKCPFKYKLRYIDKILTLPTDNAAHPLIIGTALHTGLEKGVDVAIKEYYTSYPIITDRHIEEAMKLEIIVPKAAEMIPQGEYEIKIENEHFIGYVDLLAPATVFERGVEVPNQYDLYDFKYSNNVSNYKKSQQLHLYKYFWEKENPGKTIRNMYFLFAPKTSIKQKKTEDLFQFRKKIESELDKLEPRLVPIEYDPSKVVEFMIDVKNVLEATEYPKCESYLCNFCEYQDYCQKGWDYMLLPKNERRNIGKIKKKAIWIYGSPFSGKTTFADAFPDPLMLNTDGNIKFGITAQFIAIKDKVSVEGRMTKRTLAWQTFKDVIAELEKKDNEFKTIIVDLLEDTYEHCRLYMYDQMGITHESDDSFRAWDKVRTEFLSTLKKLMNLDYENIILISHEDTSKDITKKGGDKITAIKPNLQEKTANKVAGMVDIVARVIADGEIRTLSFKTNEVIFGGGRLTASTNEIPLDYDAFLEVYEEANKNAVAKLKGEPKKEEASNKSTGGRKGRTKKETSTEENEVTDEENMSSEPVEEPEKEEPKKRTRSRKLRSEDSNEETSDEAEKEEKPKTRTRKKRGE from the coding sequence TTGCAAACATCACATTCAAGAATTGACTTATATAAGAAATGCCCTTTCAAGTACAAGTTGCGATATATTGACAAAATACTAACTTTACCAACCGATAATGCAGCACATCCATTGATTATTGGAACTGCACTTCATACGGGATTGGAAAAGGGTGTGGATGTGGCAATCAAAGAATATTACACGTCATATCCAATCATTACAGATAGACATATTGAAGAAGCAATGAAGCTTGAAATAATTGTACCAAAAGCAGCAGAAATGATTCCACAGGGTGAATATGAAATCAAAATTGAAAATGAACATTTCATTGGATATGTTGACCTTCTTGCACCTGCAACAGTATTTGAACGTGGGGTTGAAGTTCCAAATCAATATGATTTATACGACTTCAAGTATTCCAACAATGTTTCAAATTACAAGAAGTCACAACAGCTTCATTTGTACAAATACTTTTGGGAAAAAGAAAACCCTGGAAAAACAATCAGAAACATGTACTTCTTATTTGCACCAAAGACAAGTATAAAGCAGAAGAAAACAGAAGACTTGTTTCAGTTTAGGAAAAAAATTGAAAGTGAATTGGACAAGCTTGAACCAAGACTTGTTCCAATTGAATACGATCCATCAAAAGTGGTTGAATTCATGATTGATGTTAAGAACGTATTAGAAGCAACAGAATATCCAAAATGTGAAAGTTATCTTTGTAACTTTTGTGAATACCAAGACTATTGTCAGAAAGGATGGGATTATATGCTATTACCCAAAAATGAAAGAAGGAACATTGGAAAGATTAAAAAGAAGGCTATTTGGATTTATGGTTCACCATTCAGTGGAAAGACAACTTTTGCAGATGCTTTCCCTGACCCACTAATGCTGAATACCGATGGAAATATTAAATTTGGAATTACTGCACAATTTATTGCAATCAAAGACAAGGTTTCAGTTGAAGGAAGAATGACCAAAAGAACATTGGCATGGCAAACATTCAAGGATGTTATTGCTGAACTTGAAAAGAAAGACAATGAGTTTAAAACAATCATTGTTGACTTACTTGAAGATACTTATGAACATTGCAGACTTTACATGTATGACCAAATGGGAATCACTCATGAATCAGATGACAGTTTCAGGGCATGGGATAAGGTTAGAACTGAATTTCTTTCAACATTGAAGAAGCTTATGAACTTGGATTATGAAAACATTATCCTGATCAGTCATGAAGATACTTCAAAGGACATCACTAAAAAAGGTGGTGACAAGATCACAGCAATCAAACCAAACCTTCAAGAGAAGACAGCAAATAAGGTTGCAGGAATGGTTGATATTGTGGCAAGGGTCATTGCTGATGGTGAAATTAGAACACTATCATTCAAGACAAATGAAGTCATCTTTGGTGGTGGCAGACTTACTGCTTCAACAAATGAAATTCCACTTGATTATGATGCTTTCCTTGAAGTTTATGAAGAAGCAAATAAAAATGCAGTTGCAAAACTTAAAGGTGAACCGAAGAAAGAAGAAGCTTCAAATAAGTCCACTGGTGGTAGAAAAGGAAGAACAAAGAAAGAAACATCAACAGAAGAAAATGAAGTGACAGATGAAGAAAATATGAGTTCTGAACCAGTTGAAGAACCTGAAAAAGAAGAACCAAAGAAAAGAACACGTTCAAGAAAATTAAGAAGTGAAGATTCAAATGAAGAAACTTCTGATGAAGCTGAAAAAGAAGAAAAACCAAAGACAAGAACTAGAAAGAAAAGGGGTGAATAA
- a CDS encoding VRR-NUC domain-containing protein encodes MASEKLFEKKVEKYLHSIGVYQAGTPSHHMKEKQIGWFTKIWGGGYQKSGIPDLILCVNGFFITAELKASKGKPSELQKMNTARINQSNGIGIILYPDGFEQFKEIMKGVINCKHHIQELTYIRNALSSTSCDILTKY; translated from the coding sequence TTGGCATCAGAAAAGTTATTTGAAAAAAAGGTTGAAAAGTACCTTCATTCAATCGGTGTTTATCAAGCAGGCACACCTTCACATCATATGAAGGAAAAGCAGATTGGATGGTTCACAAAGATTTGGGGTGGTGGTTATCAGAAAAGTGGCATCCCTGACCTGATTCTTTGTGTGAATGGTTTCTTCATCACAGCAGAATTGAAAGCATCAAAAGGTAAACCTTCTGAACTTCAAAAGATGAATACAGCAAGGATTAATCAGTCAAATGGAATTGGAATCATCTTATATCCTGATGGTTTTGAACAGTTCAAAGAAATTATGAAAGGGGTGATCAATTGCAAACATCACATTCAAGAATTGACTTATATAAGAAATGCCCTTTCAAGTACAAGTTGCGATATATTGACAAAATACTAA
- a CDS encoding helix-turn-helix domain-containing protein gives MDYGKRLESLMFENGITPTQLSEIIDCPPIQVSPRANDNFTMKITTIKKLSSYFNVTTDYLIGVSDENKTTNDLSKVSTDSLLIELRRRVK, from the coding sequence ATGGATTATGGAAAAAGACTTGAAAGTTTAATGTTTGAGAATGGTATTACACCTACTCAATTATCAGAAATAATTGATTGCCCTCCTATACAAGTGTCACCGAGGGCGAACGATAACTTTACCATGAAAATTACAACTATAAAAAAACTTTCCTCATATTTTAACGTGACTACCGATTACTTAATTGGAGTATCCGATGAAAATAAAACTACAAATGATTTGTCAAAAGTTTCAACTGATTCTTTATTAATTGAACTTAGAAGAAGGGTGAAATAA
- a CDS encoding transglycosylase SLT domain-containing protein produces MELLMGKHSTGGLSSDWTSGAELGFIPLEVGLDEDIQEFIYCLSYGYNLDFTFVMGLIQTESTFNSDIVSSTNDYGLMQINTINHEWLKEKLGITDFLDPYQNTRSGIYILRNLFEKYEDPEKVLMAYNLGETGAKKLWNKGIYETDYTKKVLKNIEQFKNYINERNEENE; encoded by the coding sequence ATGGAACTATTGATGGGAAAACATTCAACTGGGGGTCTTTCATCAGATTGGACAAGTGGTGCTGAACTTGGATTCATTCCACTAGAAGTTGGACTTGATGAAGATATTCAGGAATTTATTTACTGCTTATCATATGGCTACAATTTAGATTTTACATTTGTCATGGGATTGATTCAAACAGAAAGCACATTCAATTCTGACATAGTAAGTTCAACCAATGATTATGGATTGATGCAAATTAACACGATCAATCATGAATGGCTGAAAGAAAAGCTTGGAATTACAGATTTTCTTGACCCATATCAAAATACAAGATCAGGAATCTACATACTTAGAAACCTATTTGAAAAATATGAAGACCCTGAAAAAGTATTGATGGCTTACAACCTTGGTGAAACAGGTGCAAAGAAACTTTGGAATAAAGGCATTTATGAAACTGACTACACCAAGAAAGTTTTAAAGAACATAGAGCAATTCAAAAATTATATCAATGAAAGGAATGAAGAAAATGAGTAA
- a CDS encoding DEAD/DEAH box helicase: protein MQLYPHQEQALIQTEDFNRVAYYLDMGLGKTFVGSEKMKQLGTDLNILVCQKSLISTWVEHFKTYYSDYDIYDLTSKNGMKAFMSCSSMIQNGQFKMIGVINYDLLFRRKFFLELEHYTLMLDESSMIQNEDAKRSKFVLQMKPDNVILLSGTPTSGKYENLWSQINLLGWNISKNLYNRQYVNWTTIEVGGFPMKIVDKDEPYKNVDRLKQKLRNHGAVFLKTDECFELPEQTFISINVPTSKEYRKFQKNSIITIDTLNMVEFKDDSDFEGTDATPRVELIGDTTLTKRLYSRMLCGQYNKDKLKAFEDLAYSTQDRLIVFYNFNEELTALKKIVDKLNRPISEVNGQVKDLSNYESEDNSITFIQYQAGAMGLNLQKSNKIIYFTLTEKSELFEQSKKRIHRIGQKNNCFYYLLICKGSLEEDILQTLEMRKDYTDELFKEYIRK from the coding sequence ATGCAGCTTTATCCACACCAAGAACAAGCTTTGATTCAAACAGAAGATTTCAACAGGGTTGCATATTATTTGGACATGGGTCTTGGAAAGACATTTGTTGGATCAGAAAAAATGAAACAGCTTGGAACGGATTTGAATATTCTAGTTTGTCAGAAGTCATTGATATCGACCTGGGTTGAACATTTCAAAACCTACTATTCAGATTATGACATTTATGATTTGACTTCTAAAAATGGAATGAAAGCATTTATGTCATGTAGCAGTATGATTCAGAATGGACAATTCAAAATGATTGGTGTAATTAACTATGATTTATTGTTCAGAAGAAAGTTCTTCCTTGAATTAGAGCATTACACCCTGATGTTGGATGAAAGTTCTATGATCCAAAATGAAGATGCTAAAAGGTCAAAATTTGTTCTACAGATGAAACCTGACAATGTGATTCTTCTTTCAGGAACACCAACATCAGGGAAATATGAAAACCTATGGTCACAGATTAACTTGCTTGGTTGGAATATTTCAAAGAACCTTTACAACAGGCAGTATGTGAATTGGACAACCATTGAAGTTGGTGGATTCCCAATGAAGATTGTTGACAAAGATGAACCTTACAAGAATGTTGACAGATTGAAGCAGAAACTTAGGAATCATGGAGCAGTCTTCTTGAAAACAGATGAATGCTTTGAACTTCCTGAACAGACTTTCATCAGTATCAATGTTCCAACCAGTAAAGAATATAGAAAGTTTCAAAAGAATTCAATCATTACAATTGACACTTTGAACATGGTTGAATTCAAAGATGATAGTGATTTTGAAGGAACTGATGCAACACCAAGAGTTGAATTGATTGGTGATACTACCCTAACAAAACGGTTATATTCCAGGATGCTTTGTGGTCAGTACAACAAGGACAAGCTTAAAGCATTTGAAGACCTTGCATATAGCACCCAAGATAGATTGATTGTCTTTTATAACTTTAATGAAGAACTTACAGCATTAAAGAAGATTGTAGATAAGTTGAATAGACCTATTTCAGAAGTAAATGGACAGGTCAAAGATTTATCCAACTATGAATCAGAAGATAATTCAATCACGTTCATTCAATATCAAGCAGGTGCAATGGGGTTGAACCTTCAAAAGTCAAATAAAATCATATATTTCACATTGACTGAAAAAAGTGAACTGTTTGAACAATCAAAGAAAAGGATTCACAGAATCGGTCAAAAGAATAACTGCTTCTATTACCTACTTATTTGTAAAGGAAGCTTGGAAGAAGACATTCTTCAAACATTAGAAATGAGAAAGGACTATACAGATGAACTATTCAAAGAATACATCAGGAAATGA